GCTCGTCGGATCGGGCACCGTGGGTCCCGACGCGATGACGGCGGGGTCGTCGCCCGGCACGTCCGAGATCAGCAGCGACACCACCTGCGCCGGGTGGGCGGCGGCGGCGAGCCGGCCGCCCTTGATGGCGGACAGGTGACGGCGGACGCAGTTCATCTCGTCGATGGCGGCGCCGCTGCGCAGCAGCGCCCGCGCGACCGCCTGCTTGTCCTCCAGCGAAAGTCCCGGCGCCGGCAGCGCCAACAGTGATGATCCGCCGCCCGACACCAGGCAGAGCAGCAGATCGTCCGGTCCCAGCGCGCGGGCCATTTCCAGGATCCGGCGCGCGGCGTCCCGCCCGGCGTCGTCGGGAACCGGGTGTGCCGCCTCGACCACCTGGATTCGGCGGGTGGGGGCGCCATGGCCGTAGCGTGTGACCACCAGCCCGTCCAACGGGCCCGGCCAATGCCGCTCGACCGCGAGCGCCATGGCGGCGGCGGCCTTGCCGGCGCCGACCACGAGCGTCCGCCCGGACGGCGGGGCCGGCAGGTTCGGCGGAATCCGTTCGGCCGGATCGGCGGCCCGGACCGCCGCGGCGAACAGGTCCTGCAGCAGGTCGGCGGGGTCGGTCACCGGTGTTCCTTGCGGTTCCACGGGTGGAGGCATCGTATCCCCCGAATCGTTTTGTCGGGCCAGACCGGCGGCACCACCGGCTCGGACCTGACCATAAGGTGGTGGCGCCCGCCCCTCAACACGTGTCCGACCCGCGGGTCTCGACACAGGCACCCGCCGCGGGCAGGCATGACCTGGGGGCGACCCTGGTCCGCGTCCGTGTGGTGGTTGAACGCTTTGCCTAGGTGGGATAAGACGCCAGTTATATCGCACCCTGGCTGCAAGAGGTCGCGGGCCGTCGAGCCCGTGCACGCGGATGGCGCACAACTCCGAGCTGACGACCATGCTTTCGGGCGGCAACGCCGCCTTCATTTCGGAACTCTTCGCACGATACGTCGAAGATCCGTCCTCCGTCGATCCGAGCTGGCAGGGCTTCTTCGCCGAGCTCGGCGAGGACGAGCGCACCGTGCTGGCGGAGTTGCGGGGCGCGAGCTGGGCACCCAACGGAGCCCGGATCATCGCGAACGGCCATGGCGCCGACGCCCCGGTTCAGGCCCGCGGCAAGGGGAACGGTGCCCTCGCCGAGGCCGGTGCCGCCACCGAGGACACGCGCCGCGCGGCCTACGACAGCATCCGCGCGCTGATGCTGGTGCGCAGCTACCGGGTGCGCGGTCACCTCCAGGCCGACCTTGACCCGTTGGGCCTGACCCCGCGCGAATACCATCCGGAACTGGACCCCCTCAGCCCCATCTACGGCTTCACCGAAGCCGACCTGGACCGGCCGATCTACATCGCCGGCGTGCTGGGGCTCGAGACCGCGACCTTGCGCCAGATCTGGCAGAAGCTGCAGGAGACCTACTGCGGCAAGATCGGCGTCGAATTCATGCACATGCAGGATCCGGAGCAGAAGGCCTGGATCCAGGAACGCATCGAAAGCATCAACAACCAAACGGACTTCACCCGGGAAGGCAAGCGCGCCATCCTGGAGCGGCTGACGGCGGCCGAAAGCTTCGAGAGGTTCCTCCAGCTCAAGTACACCGGCACCAAGCGCTTCGGCCTGGATGGCGGCGAGTCCCTCATCCCGGCGCTTGAGCAGGTGATGAAGCGGGGCGGTCAGCTCGGCCTGAAGGACATCGTGCTGGGCATGGCCCACCGCGGCCGTCTGAACGTGCTGGCCAACGTCATGGGCAAGCCGTTCACCGCCATCCTGTCCGAGTTCCAGGGCAACCCGTCCAAGCCCGACGACGTGCAGGGCTCGGGCGACGTGAAGTACCACCTGGGCACCTCGTCCGACCGGGACTTCGACGGCAACATCATCCACCTGTCGTTGACCGCCAACCCCTCGCACCTCGAGGCGGTGAACCCGGTGGTCCTGGGCAAGGTGCGCGCCAAGCAGGTGCAGCGTTCCAGCTCGCCGCCGTCCGACGCGGCGCGCCAGGAGGTCCTGGGCCTGCTCATCCATGGCGATGCCGCCTTCGCCGGCCAGGGCATCGTGCCCGAGACCATGGCGATGATGGAACTGCGCGGCTACCGCACCGGCGGCACCGTGCACTTCATCATCAACAACCAGATCGGCTTCACCACGACCCCGCAGTACGCGCGCTCCGGCCCCTATTCGTCGGATGTGGCCAAGGGTTTCCAGGCGCCGATCTTCCATGTGAACGGCGACGATCCGGAAGCGGTGGTGCATGCCGCCCGCATTGCCATCGAGTTCCGGCAGAAGTTCATGCGCGACGTGGTGGTGGACCTGGTCTGCTACCGCCGTCACGGTCACAACGAGGGCGACGAGCCGGGCTTCACCCAGCCCCGCATGTACCAGGTCATCCGCAACCATCCCACCACGCGGACCCTGTACGCCCAGCGCCTTGTGGCCCAGGGCGTGGTGTCGGAGGCCGAGGCCGAAGGGGTCGTCCAGGACTTCATGGGCCAGATGGAGAAGGCCTTCGAAGCGGCCAAATCCTACAAGGTCAACAAGGCCGACTGGCTGGAAGGCAAGTGGGCCGGGCTGACGACGGCGCCCGAGGAATACCAGCGCGGGGACACCGCCGTTTCGGCGGATGCGCTGCAACTGGTGGGCAAGGCCATCAGCCACGTGCCGACCGAGATCAAGGTCAATTCCAAGATCGTCCGCCAATTGCAGGCCAAGCAGGCCATGATCGCGGGCAAGGAGCCGGTGGACTGGGCGACGGCCGAGGCATTGGCTTTCGGCACGCTGCTGGTCGAGGGCGTGCCGGTCCGCCTGTCCGGCCAGGATGTGGGCCGCGGCACGTTCAGCCAGCGCCATGTGACCCTGTACGACCAGGAAAACGAGACCCGCTACCAGCCGCTCCAGCACATCAAGGACGGCCAGGCCTGGTTCGAGGCGCACGACAGCCTTCTGTCGGAGTACGGCGTGCTCGGGTTCGAGTACGGTTACTCCCTGACCGAGCCGCACGCGCTGGTGCTGTGGGAGGCGCAGTTCGGCGACTTCGTCAACGGCGCGCAGATCGTCGTTGACGAGTACGTCACCTCCGGGGAGTCCAAGTGGGGCCAGAAGTCCGGCGTGGTGCTCCTGCTCCCCCACGGCTTCGAGGGACAGGGGCCCGACCACTCCTCCGGGCGCATCGAGCGCTTCCTGGAGACGGCTGCGAACAACGCCTTCACGGTCGCGCAGCCGTCGACGCCGGCGTCGTACTTCCACCTGCTGCGTCGGCACACCCTGCGCGAGAAGCATCAGCCGATGATCGTGTTCACGCCGAAGTCCATGCTGCGCAACAAGGCCGCGATCTCCGCGCCCGAGGAGTTCACCCAGGGCACCTTCCGGTCGGTGATCGGCGACACGCAGGTGGACGTCGATCGCGTGGAGCGGGTACTGCTTTGCAGCGGGCGGATCACGTGGGACCTGATGGCCGAGCGCAAGAAGCGCGAAGGCGACGAGCCGCGGACCGCGATCGTGCGGCTCGAGCAGCTCTATCCGCGTCCGGTCGAGGAGCTGAAGTCGGAGCTGGCGAAGTACCCCAACCTCGCCGAGCTGCGGTGGGTCCAGGACGAGCCGGCGAACATGGGGCCGTGGCCGCATCTGGCGCTGAACCTGACGCCGGAGCTGGACGGGCTGCCCTTCTACCGGGTGTCGCGTCCGGAGTCCACCTCCCCGGCGGTCGGTCAGAACTCGACCCACCTCGAGCAGAACAAGTCGCTCATGCAGCAGGCGTTCGCCTGACCGGCTCATGTACTTCACCGACCGGGGCATCGAGGAGCTCGAGACCAGGCGGGGCGACGA
This genomic interval from Azospirillaceae bacterium contains the following:
- a CDS encoding 2-oxoglutarate dehydrogenase E1 component — translated: MAHNSELTTMLSGGNAAFISELFARYVEDPSSVDPSWQGFFAELGEDERTVLAELRGASWAPNGARIIANGHGADAPVQARGKGNGALAEAGAATEDTRRAAYDSIRALMLVRSYRVRGHLQADLDPLGLTPREYHPELDPLSPIYGFTEADLDRPIYIAGVLGLETATLRQIWQKLQETYCGKIGVEFMHMQDPEQKAWIQERIESINNQTDFTREGKRAILERLTAAESFERFLQLKYTGTKRFGLDGGESLIPALEQVMKRGGQLGLKDIVLGMAHRGRLNVLANVMGKPFTAILSEFQGNPSKPDDVQGSGDVKYHLGTSSDRDFDGNIIHLSLTANPSHLEAVNPVVLGKVRAKQVQRSSSPPSDAARQEVLGLLIHGDAAFAGQGIVPETMAMMELRGYRTGGTVHFIINNQIGFTTTPQYARSGPYSSDVAKGFQAPIFHVNGDDPEAVVHAARIAIEFRQKFMRDVVVDLVCYRRHGHNEGDEPGFTQPRMYQVIRNHPTTRTLYAQRLVAQGVVSEAEAEGVVQDFMGQMEKAFEAAKSYKVNKADWLEGKWAGLTTAPEEYQRGDTAVSADALQLVGKAISHVPTEIKVNSKIVRQLQAKQAMIAGKEPVDWATAEALAFGTLLVEGVPVRLSGQDVGRGTFSQRHVTLYDQENETRYQPLQHIKDGQAWFEAHDSLLSEYGVLGFEYGYSLTEPHALVLWEAQFGDFVNGAQIVVDEYVTSGESKWGQKSGVVLLLPHGFEGQGPDHSSGRIERFLETAANNAFTVAQPSTPASYFHLLRRHTLREKHQPMIVFTPKSMLRNKAAISAPEEFTQGTFRSVIGDTQVDVDRVERVLLCSGRITWDLMAERKKREGDEPRTAIVRLEQLYPRPVEELKSELAKYPNLAELRWVQDEPANMGPWPHLALNLTPELDGLPFYRVSRPESTSPAVGQNSTHLEQNKSLMQQAFA